One stretch of Leadbetterella byssophila DSM 17132 DNA includes these proteins:
- a CDS encoding parallel beta-helix domain-containing protein, translating into MEQFIDAKDGSTITIPEGFFELPGQLILDKVNNVTVKGAGMFQTVLSFKTMKTGGEGMKISGNHIILEDFTVTDAPGDNLKTQNCEGITFRRVNATWTHGKKSENGTYGIYPVQCKNVLVEYCEVSHSRDAGIYVGQSENIIVRNNYVHQNVAGIEIENSDNAEVYDNHAENNTGGILIFNLPGLPKAFGSKTRVFNNLIKDNNHENFAIFQDGNPVSMIPPGSGVIVLAGDQVEIFNNKIIDHKTLGIAIASYHITDLPIPTHPGWTPFTSSISIHDNTYERPVALPDLSKDWGKLIAAKCLKAPDILYDGILDESKGKDHSTNPMQIFIDEKVEDLRFFRMVIPEDGNVMGIKMDKNVDLFKGKKEMKTDASWL; encoded by the coding sequence ATGGAACAATTCATCGACGCCAAAGATGGATCTACCATCACCATCCCGGAAGGCTTCTTCGAACTCCCCGGCCAACTCATCCTAGACAAAGTCAATAACGTAACTGTAAAAGGCGCAGGGATGTTTCAAACCGTACTTTCATTCAAAACGATGAAAACGGGAGGAGAAGGAATGAAGATCAGCGGAAACCATATCATTCTGGAAGATTTTACCGTTACGGACGCTCCGGGTGACAACCTAAAAACCCAAAACTGCGAAGGCATCACCTTCAGAAGAGTAAATGCCACCTGGACACATGGCAAAAAATCAGAAAACGGCACTTATGGTATCTATCCCGTTCAATGCAAAAACGTACTCGTAGAATACTGCGAAGTAAGCCATTCCAGAGATGCCGGAATCTATGTAGGACAATCCGAAAACATCATAGTGCGTAATAACTATGTACACCAAAATGTAGCCGGTATAGAAATAGAAAACTCTGACAATGCGGAAGTTTACGACAATCACGCAGAAAACAACACGGGAGGAATATTGATCTTTAACCTCCCTGGCCTCCCAAAAGCTTTTGGAAGCAAAACAAGAGTATTTAATAATCTCATTAAAGACAATAACCACGAGAATTTTGCAATCTTCCAGGACGGAAACCCGGTCTCCATGATTCCTCCCGGAAGTGGAGTTATAGTCTTAGCAGGAGATCAGGTGGAGATTTTCAATAATAAGATCATAGACCATAAAACCCTGGGTATAGCTATTGCCAGCTACCATATTACGGATCTTCCTATCCCTACACATCCCGGTTGGACTCCCTTCACTTCCTCCATTTCTATTCATGACAATACCTATGAGCGCCCGGTGGCCCTCCCTGATTTGAGTAAAGATTGGGGCAAGCTGATTGCCGCAAAATGCCTGAAAGCACCGGATATCCTATATGACGGAATCTTAGATGAATCCAAAGGAAAAGATCATTCCACAAATCCTATGCAGATCTTTATAGACGAAAAAGTGGAAGATCTAAGATTCTTCCGTATGGT
- a CDS encoding MFS transporter → MAINTSYSDVPALKIHSTKVRVRWAVSAFYFFQGLCFASWASRIPDIKAALALSDGAMGSILFALPAGQMCTMPISGYVVGKYGSKKVMHFALPLYSLAMVVLSLCTSSWQLAAALFLFGVTGNFCNISVNTQGVNAERMYHRPIMSSFHGAWSLAGFAGALIGLLMTGFDLNPTQHFAIISATAFIATYANVKFLVEDTGAKKQAVKEKRSFKPDPLILQLGIIGFFAMSVEGAMFDWSGVYFQDIVGAKGAWISLGYACFMLMMTSGRFLGDKIVAKVGKKRVMQMNGLIILLGFMLAVIFPYVPTAAIGFLLVGFGVSTNIPNVYSLVGQQNKISPSAALAAISSISYLGFLLGPPMIGYISELVNLRFSYAIIALYGIMISVMVTRLKVIK, encoded by the coding sequence ATGGCAATAAACACTTCATATTCAGATGTCCCGGCACTCAAAATTCACTCTACAAAAGTGAGAGTTCGCTGGGCCGTATCTGCCTTCTATTTTTTCCAAGGTCTATGCTTTGCTTCATGGGCCAGTAGAATTCCCGATATCAAAGCTGCCCTAGCCCTTTCAGATGGAGCTATGGGTTCTATACTCTTTGCCCTACCTGCCGGTCAAATGTGCACAATGCCCATTTCAGGTTATGTGGTAGGTAAATACGGTAGTAAGAAGGTCATGCATTTTGCTTTACCTCTATACTCTTTAGCCATGGTGGTGTTGTCCCTATGTACAAGTTCTTGGCAATTAGCCGCTGCCCTTTTCCTCTTCGGCGTAACAGGTAATTTCTGTAATATTTCAGTTAACACTCAAGGCGTTAACGCTGAACGCATGTACCACCGCCCCATCATGTCATCCTTCCACGGAGCATGGAGTTTGGCCGGATTTGCTGGTGCATTGATCGGTTTGTTGATGACCGGATTCGATTTGAACCCTACTCAACATTTCGCTATCATCTCAGCCACCGCTTTCATAGCTACCTATGCAAACGTTAAATTCCTAGTGGAAGATACCGGTGCGAAGAAACAAGCGGTTAAGGAGAAAAGATCATTCAAACCTGATCCCCTCATACTTCAATTGGGTATCATAGGCTTCTTCGCCATGTCAGTAGAAGGGGCCATGTTCGACTGGTCAGGGGTATACTTCCAGGATATAGTGGGTGCCAAAGGGGCATGGATCAGTCTTGGCTATGCCTGCTTTATGCTGATGATGACTTCCGGTAGGTTTCTTGGCGACAAGATCGTGGCGAAAGTGGGCAAGAAACGTGTGATGCAAATGAACGGCTTAATCATCCTTCTTGGATTCATGCTTGCCGTCATCTTCCCTTACGTACCTACCGCCGCTATAGGCTTCCTACTAGTTGGCTTCGGGGTTTCAACAAACATTCCAAACGTCTACAGCTTAGTAGGCCAACAAAACAAAATCTCTCCAAGTGCAGCCCTGGCCGCTATCTCAAGCATCAGCTACCTGGGATTCCTGCTTGGACCTCCCATGATAGGTTATATCTCAGAACTGGTTAACCTGAGATTCTCCTACGCCATAATAGCCCTTTACGGAATCATGATTTCTGTTATGGTTACCCGACTTAAAGTCATTAAGTAA
- the ileS gene encoding isoleucine--tRNA ligase, with protein sequence MKYPEYKSVNYAAIADEMLRFWKENKIFEKSIEVREGAPTFTFYEGPPSANGTPGIHHVMARTIKDIFCRYKTLRGYQVNRKAGWDTHGLPVELQVEKELGITKEDIGKKISVEEYNRKCREAVMRFTGIWRDMTDKMGYWVDMDNPYITYESKYIESVWNLLKKLHDKGLLYKGYTIQPYSPAAGTGLSSHELNMPGTYKDVKDTSLTAQFKVKQNEKSQFLIDAAGENNVFFLAWTTTPWTLPSNSALTIGKNIEYVLVKTLNPYTFLPVNVILAKDLIGKYFNEKGKDGDFEEYDKKALPWKVLGYWKGEALEGIEYEQLMPYVQPKSAAFRVIIGDFVTTEDGTGIVHTAPTFGADDYRVAAQHGIPAILVEDENGKEAPLVDRKGRFVKEVTDFALEYVKEAYYTEAELEEERIKQGRDKYLSVDERIAIKLKTENKAFNVQKYDHSYPHCWRTDKPVLYYPLDSWFIRTTAVKEKLAQLNKTINWQPESTGTGRFGNWLENLVDWNLSRSRYWGTPLPIWKSEDDEVCIGSIDELIRSVQNAQNSDALTAEQKEKNAAFLKAAEDKDSLDLHRPYVDEIYLVSASGQVMYREADLIDVWFDSGAMPYAQWHYPFENQEVFDKAFPADFISEGVDQTRGWFFTLHAIAGMLFDSVAFKNVVSTGLVLDKNGNKMSKRLGNGIDPFDTLAKYGADPTRWYMITNAEPWDNLRFNLDGVQEVQRKLFGTLTNTYNFFALYANLDNYTIEQFDRVPKEALTQMDRWIVSKIYTLVKEVTEEFDNYNPTKAGRLIQDFVNDDLSNWYVRLNRRRFWQGEMTDDKRAAYQTLQHALCAVAQLMAPIAPFYADWLYRNLTASVRQESMERNTPFKHESIHFTDWHTYEPAWVDESLEEAMALAQKICSMVHALRKKSGLKVRQPLQKILIPALNAKVKEEIESIAHIILSEVNIKEVEFITDDSGILKKKVKPNFKALGPKFGKDMKAVSEAINGMSAEELKKLEIEGQANIGGFEIALADVEVLTEDIPGWLLAVEGGLTVALDIHVTDELRQEGISRDFVNRIQNLRKDSGFEVTDKIHICLQDTNAEITAAVLKHKDYISTEVQALKLEVQAEVEGAQKIDFDEEEILVRIEVAK encoded by the coding sequence ATGAAATACCCAGAGTATAAATCAGTAAACTACGCCGCCATTGCGGATGAGATGCTACGCTTTTGGAAGGAAAATAAGATCTTCGAAAAGTCTATTGAAGTTAGGGAAGGCGCTCCCACCTTTACTTTTTACGAAGGACCTCCTTCCGCAAACGGTACTCCTGGGATTCACCACGTGATGGCCAGAACCATCAAGGATATCTTTTGTAGATACAAAACCCTACGCGGATACCAAGTAAACCGTAAGGCAGGTTGGGATACCCATGGTCTCCCTGTAGAATTACAGGTAGAGAAAGAACTTGGCATCACCAAAGAAGATATAGGTAAAAAGATCAGCGTAGAAGAGTATAACCGCAAGTGTAGAGAAGCGGTGATGCGTTTCACCGGTATCTGGAGAGACATGACAGATAAGATGGGCTACTGGGTGGATATGGATAATCCTTATATCACCTATGAAAGTAAGTACATAGAGTCTGTTTGGAACCTTCTAAAAAAACTTCACGATAAAGGCCTACTTTACAAAGGATACACCATTCAGCCTTATTCTCCGGCAGCTGGCACCGGTCTAAGTTCTCATGAACTTAACATGCCCGGCACCTACAAGGACGTAAAAGACACTTCTTTGACCGCCCAATTCAAAGTTAAGCAGAACGAGAAATCTCAATTCTTGATCGATGCCGCAGGAGAAAACAACGTATTCTTCTTAGCATGGACCACTACTCCATGGACATTGCCTTCAAACTCCGCTTTGACTATAGGTAAGAATATAGAATACGTCCTCGTTAAAACCCTTAATCCTTACACTTTCCTACCGGTAAATGTAATCCTAGCTAAAGATTTGATCGGTAAATACTTTAATGAAAAAGGAAAGGACGGAGATTTCGAAGAATATGACAAAAAAGCGCTACCATGGAAAGTGCTGGGCTACTGGAAAGGAGAAGCTTTAGAAGGCATTGAGTATGAACAATTGATGCCTTACGTCCAACCAAAATCTGCTGCCTTCCGTGTGATCATAGGAGATTTTGTAACCACAGAAGACGGTACAGGTATAGTACATACGGCTCCCACCTTTGGTGCTGATGACTATAGAGTAGCCGCTCAACACGGCATACCTGCCATTCTAGTAGAAGATGAAAATGGCAAGGAAGCTCCACTGGTAGACCGTAAAGGTAGATTCGTGAAAGAGGTGACAGACTTTGCTTTGGAATACGTCAAAGAAGCCTATTATACCGAAGCAGAATTAGAAGAAGAACGCATCAAACAAGGGAGAGACAAATACCTTTCCGTTGACGAACGAATAGCAATCAAATTAAAAACAGAGAACAAAGCGTTCAATGTTCAAAAATACGACCACTCCTACCCACACTGCTGGAGAACGGATAAGCCGGTACTTTACTATCCTTTAGACTCCTGGTTTATTCGTACCACCGCCGTTAAGGAGAAATTGGCACAGTTGAACAAGACGATCAACTGGCAACCGGAAAGTACAGGTACCGGTAGATTTGGCAACTGGCTAGAAAACCTCGTGGACTGGAACCTAAGTAGAAGTAGATACTGGGGAACTCCACTACCTATCTGGAAGAGTGAAGACGATGAAGTATGCATAGGTAGCATTGACGAATTGATTCGCTCCGTGCAGAATGCTCAAAACTCAGATGCTCTTACAGCTGAACAAAAAGAGAAAAACGCTGCCTTCCTAAAAGCAGCAGAAGATAAAGACAGCTTAGACTTACACCGTCCGTATGTAGATGAGATCTATTTGGTTTCAGCTTCCGGCCAAGTGATGTACAGAGAAGCAGATTTGATAGACGTATGGTTTGATTCCGGTGCTATGCCTTATGCACAATGGCACTACCCATTCGAAAATCAAGAGGTATTTGACAAAGCATTCCCTGCAGATTTCATCTCTGAAGGTGTGGATCAAACCAGAGGCTGGTTCTTCACCTTGCACGCTATTGCAGGTATGCTTTTTGACTCAGTAGCGTTTAAAAACGTGGTTTCAACCGGCTTGGTTTTGGACAAAAATGGAAATAAAATGTCTAAGCGACTAGGTAACGGCATTGATCCATTTGACACCCTAGCGAAATACGGAGCTGACCCTACCCGCTGGTACATGATCACGAATGCGGAACCTTGGGATAACCTTCGATTCAACTTAGACGGGGTTCAGGAAGTTCAAAGAAAGCTCTTTGGTACCTTGACGAATACTTATAACTTCTTTGCCTTGTATGCTAATTTAGACAACTACACCATCGAACAATTTGATAGGGTCCCAAAAGAGGCCCTGACTCAAATGGACCGTTGGATAGTTTCTAAGATCTATACCTTAGTGAAAGAAGTTACCGAAGAATTTGACAATTATAACCCTACTAAAGCGGGCAGATTGATTCAAGACTTCGTGAATGATGACCTATCCAACTGGTACGTGCGCTTGAACCGTCGTCGTTTCTGGCAAGGAGAAATGACAGATGATAAGAGGGCTGCATATCAAACCCTACAACATGCCCTCTGTGCAGTAGCTCAATTGATGGCTCCTATAGCTCCATTCTATGCAGATTGGCTCTACAGAAACCTAACAGCTAGTGTTCGTCAAGAATCTATGGAGAGAAACACTCCATTCAAGCACGAATCTATCCACTTCACAGATTGGCACACTTATGAACCTGCCTGGGTAGATGAGTCTTTGGAAGAAGCTATGGCTTTAGCTCAAAAAATCTGTTCTATGGTTCATGCCTTACGCAAGAAGAGCGGATTAAAGGTGCGTCAACCTTTGCAGAAGATCTTAATTCCTGCTTTAAATGCCAAAGTGAAGGAGGAGATCGAAAGTATAGCGCACATCATCCTAAGCGAGGTTAACATCAAAGAAGTAGAGTTTATTACTGACGACTCCGGCATCTTGAAGAAGAAAGTAAAACCTAATTTTAAAGCCTTAGGACCTAAGTTTGGCAAGGACATGAAAGCCGTTTCTGAAGCAATCAACGGAATGAGCGCGGAAGAACTTAAAAAGCTGGAAATTGAAGGCCAAGCTAATATCGGTGGATTTGAAATAGCCCTAGCAGACGTAGAAGTGCTTACAGAAGATATTCCGGGCTGGTTATTGGCCGTAGAAGGTGGCTTAACCGTTGCACTTGATATCCATGTAACAGATGAACTTCGTCAGGAAGGTATCTCCAGAGATTTTGTCAATAGAATCCAAAACTTACGTAAGGATAGCGGATTTGAAGTGACAGATAAGATTCATATCTGCCTTCAGGATACAAATGCGGAGATCACAGCAGCAGTATTAAAGCATAAGGATTACATCTCTACAGAAGTACAAGCCTTGAAATTAGAAGTTCAAGCAGAAGTAGAGGGTGCCCAAAAGATAGACTTCGATGAAGAAGAAATCCTGGTGAGGATAGAAGTAGCCAAATAA
- a CDS encoding Tudor-knot domain-containing protein yields the protein MRVLLFVLLLWQKANFKEVSGEWEVWIPGAVTYLAKDDAVYRQYTPGAAMNRLQVRADGSYQWGEVKGKLKTVNPWYAQEGVTYYRVEDKSKNTYDFWYKKETDQLIFLFGEVGGHAATGSRWGSTKTETPSKTSPVRKETKSNAKAKFQAGQTVEILWSGSWYKGKILEVKDGKYKVHYEGWGSSWDEWVEEERLR from the coding sequence ATGAGAGTTTTATTGTTTGTGCTATTGCTATGGCAAAAGGCTAATTTCAAAGAAGTATCAGGAGAGTGGGAGGTATGGATACCCGGAGCGGTAACCTATCTAGCAAAAGACGATGCGGTGTACCGGCAGTATACACCTGGTGCGGCCATGAACCGACTACAGGTTCGGGCAGATGGTAGTTATCAGTGGGGTGAGGTAAAAGGGAAGTTGAAAACGGTAAATCCCTGGTATGCGCAGGAAGGGGTGACTTATTATCGGGTGGAAGATAAGAGCAAGAATACCTATGATTTTTGGTATAAGAAGGAGACAGACCAGTTGATTTTCCTCTTTGGAGAGGTTGGTGGGCATGCTGCAACGGGATCTAGATGGGGAAGTACCAAAACAGAAACACCTAGTAAGACCTCTCCAGTAAGAAAGGAAACGAAAAGTAATGCCAAAGCGAAGTTCCAAGCGGGACAAACGGTAGAAATCCTTTGGTCAGGATCATGGTACAAAGGTAAAATATTAGAAGTTAAGGACGGAAAGTACAAGGTCCACTATGAGGGTTGGGGGAGCAGTTGGGACGAATGGGTGGAAGAAGAAAGGCTGAGGTGA
- a CDS encoding S41 family peptidase, with the protein MKKLLLLILLTKQVLAQSCDCTRNFEWVKTTFEQNDAGFEYALLMKGRQAYLDHNQRIAEKVKSITTLTECTPVLYEWLQFFRSGHISIRITLSTSSAPAPEQDFSSWEKVSVNEKEFKEYLKMKKEADFEGIWYTEPYTIGIKRMEEEYVGFILESGTPTWTKGQVKLRFSVHPDKAVFYMRDHSAVHADNFHLEGKNTLRIGTFTLKRKYPEFRDEPALEQYFRSMSAALPFMEYLNPKTLYFRIPSFSYEYKSAIDSVLNANKSKILQTENLIIDIRNGTGGSDVSYKGILPYLYTNPIRSMGVEFLSTPLNNQRMLDFISKPEYGFDEEGKKWAKESYDKLQADLGKFVSLMDPVMVDKRDTVYSYPKQVGIIINHENGSTDEQFLLAAKQSKKVKLFGTTTFGVLDISNMYFVPSPCGEFELGYALSRSRRIPDFAIDGKGIQPDYYLDKSIPDSRWTTYVSQILNE; encoded by the coding sequence ATGAAAAAGCTGCTATTACTTATTTTACTAACTAAACAGGTTCTTGCACAGAGCTGCGATTGCACCCGCAACTTTGAATGGGTGAAAACCACTTTTGAACAGAACGATGCCGGATTTGAATACGCCTTGCTGATGAAAGGTAGGCAGGCGTATTTGGATCATAACCAGCGTATCGCTGAAAAAGTAAAATCCATCACAACTTTAACTGAATGTACTCCAGTATTATATGAATGGCTGCAATTCTTTAGGTCAGGCCATATTTCTATCCGAATTACCCTTTCCACATCCAGTGCTCCTGCACCAGAACAGGATTTTTCATCATGGGAAAAGGTATCTGTGAATGAAAAGGAGTTTAAGGAGTACCTCAAAATGAAGAAAGAAGCGGATTTTGAAGGTATTTGGTATACTGAACCCTATACCATAGGAATTAAAAGAATGGAAGAGGAATATGTAGGCTTTATCCTGGAATCTGGCACTCCAACCTGGACAAAGGGTCAGGTAAAGTTAAGATTCTCCGTACACCCTGATAAAGCGGTTTTCTATATGAGAGATCACTCGGCAGTACATGCAGATAATTTCCACCTGGAAGGGAAGAATACGCTGAGAATAGGAACTTTCACCTTAAAACGTAAGTATCCTGAGTTTAGAGACGAGCCCGCGTTGGAACAATATTTTAGGTCTATGTCGGCCGCATTACCTTTCATGGAGTACTTGAATCCCAAAACCTTGTACTTCCGAATTCCTTCTTTCAGTTATGAGTATAAGTCAGCCATTGATTCTGTACTAAATGCAAACAAAAGTAAGATTCTGCAGACAGAAAATCTGATCATAGACATTAGAAACGGAACAGGAGGGAGCGATGTGAGCTACAAGGGAATCCTCCCATACTTGTACACCAATCCTATACGTAGTATGGGAGTTGAATTCTTATCTACACCTTTGAATAACCAGCGGATGTTAGATTTTATCTCTAAACCGGAATACGGATTCGATGAAGAAGGAAAGAAATGGGCGAAGGAGTCTTACGACAAGCTACAGGCCGACTTAGGTAAATTCGTCAGTTTGATGGATCCGGTTATGGTGGATAAGAGAGATACCGTTTATTCTTATCCAAAACAGGTGGGGATTATCATCAACCATGAAAACGGAAGCACGGACGAGCAGTTTCTGCTTGCCGCTAAGCAAAGCAAGAAGGTGAAGCTATTTGGTACTACCACCTTTGGGGTTTTAGATATTTCTAATATGTATTTTGTGCCATCTCCTTGCGGTGAGTTTGAATTGGGGTATGCCTTGTCCAGAAGCAGAAGAATTCCCGACTTTGCCATTGACGGAAAAGGCATACAGCCGGATTACTATTTAGATAAAAGCATTCCTGATTCCAGATGGACCACTTATGTATCCCAGATACTTAATGAATGA